The following DNA comes from Salvia splendens isolate huo1 chromosome 17, SspV2, whole genome shotgun sequence.
TCGATAGATTGACCAGCCATACCCGAACCACATTTCCAAAACAAAAGGTCAAACATCTTGATTGTTCCAGATGCATAAGCTAAACCGACGGATATAGAAACCAATTCACAAGCTAACTGAATGTTGTGCAATGTGTAGAACTTCTCCGGAGCCAGTGTTTCTTTCTTTTGCGTGATGTTTATCTTCTCTAAAGATTTTCCATTCTCAAGGAAGAATCTGATAAGCTCTAACAAGTTCTCCAGGTTGCCGCCCGTGAAAATCTCAATTTCTTTCAGCTTGTGCGATATCATGGAGACGTCAATTTTCCTGGACTCCCAATTAATTTTCCAGGGGTCCTGAAGCATCATCAACCATATTAGTTATAAACATATACTCTACATGCTTCAAAGTTCAAATAATATGTGGTATCAAACAATCTGTACCTCAGTGAATCGGATACATAGAGTTTCAAGATTACGAGAATGCTGGAGTAGCTTTATTAGACCCTCAATATGGTCCCCCTCGAATTCCATATAAACCTTCAAGCTCCTCAGACTGTCGAGAGGACAGAAGTCACCAGCATCTTTTTTAACTCCAGGACAGTGGTACTAACAAAGAAGAACGCACATGATAATTACATTTACAGATATGAATATCCATCACCACCAATACTTTTTGCAGTCTGGAACCAACAAGCTTCTAGATATTTCAAGCAAATTTAACATAGTGGTGTGAAGGGAATTATTCCAAATTCGTTCAATAAGAAGTTTTTATAATGGACATCACAGTACTAAAAGAATGTTCAATCACTCAAGCTGCACAAAAATACCACTAACATGTCTTTAAACTGCACAAAAATACCATGAAAATGTTAAAACTGCACAAAAATGCCACTAACATGTCTTTAAGCTGCACAAAAATACCATTAACATGTCATTAAAACTAAAAGGATCGCATGGACTCAAAATGTACAATTATGTCAAAAGTATtgcagaaattaaaaattagaaggacaaaattatagtaatataCTACCATTACCATACTATTTAATCTACACATACCGTGACAAAATTTGGCGACACTGATAACTCCTGGACATGACGAATACTGAAAACCATAGCACCTAAGTCCCCTGGTGTATTTTGATATCGGAGCTCAATGGAGGCATTCTTCAAAAATAGCATATCCGATGATTGACTGAGATGTAGCACTGGCCCGATATACCAGAAAGATACAAGGTTCGGAGTATGAAGTTCCAGCTCACCGTCGAACATGCACGTATAATCCCACCAATAAGGGCCATTATTTACAAAGTTCAAAGTCCTAAGCTTATTGGCAGAAATCTTGAGATAGTCTATTGTCACAAAACAACAATATTCCAGAGATAAAGTCTCAAGAACACCACAATCACTGAACAGATTCTCAGCTATATCAGAACCATCAAACTGGATGCCAACCAAATTTAGGGTCTTAAGGTTTGAAAAGGTTGCCAACGGTTGCAACTTAACCAGACTATCAACGCCCTGTGTAAATGCGTCAACGTGAGTTGGTACACCACAATGAACTGGACACTGCAGGATTCCATATCCAGTAAAAATATCAAGTTCTTGGACTTCTTTCAAAGTGCAAAGATATAAAAGCGAATCAAGCTGAATGGTATCACAGGCTTCACAGTAGAGCCGCAGTCTACAAATGGGTGATCTGATCACGATAGCGCACTTGACAAATACCCAAAATTTTATCGCGCATTCATTGTAACTCAAATTTAAGCAGCGCTCCTGGTTCCAGAAATCTCTAAAATCGAAGTTCAAGCATGGTGTTGAATGCCAGAAGTATCTCCATTTTCTTGACAGCACGCCGGTTTTCACAACTTCATTCATGCTGAGAAATGATAGAATGTGGTCTAGGATTTCAGAGGGCAGACTACTTAGCCTGTCATGAGATTCCTGTTCACTAATTCTTTCATTCTCAGTTTGTgtccattttatatttttagtagAAAACTCCATTTCTTCAGATGCAGCAAATAGTGCACTTATCCCTGCAAACAATAGAAGAGCTTCTTTATtcaccaaaaagatttttgtttaatatccacaataaattaaaacactaaaaatatcCTCAGGCTCCTTTCTGTTGCATGGAATTGGGCCAGCGCAATCAGAATAGGaccttcaattccaaatccatgTTTGGTACGcaaaaaattggatttggaattgaattagatATCCAATTCATcccaattccacaatttgaattccatatcaaaagtagaCAATTAGAATtccaaataattatatattaggCATcttcacacactgcacacactacatacacattgcacacactacacacacgtgcacacacattgcacacacgcgcacacttgcacacacacacatgcactatatttatataatttcttcaaattcaattccatatCAATTACATCATTTTACCGAACAAAGGAATTGgtattgaattataattcagttctttaaaattcaattcatagaattctaattccaattccaattccaattccatgtACCAAACGAACCCTCAAAAAAATTGAACCAAAAAAAAGTCACTACGAAAATGTATCATCCAAAGATAATATCCAGATAAAATACGTGCTTTACTTTCTCATACATTTCAACCAAGAATTCATAATATTGTAGCTATACATTAATACCATACCccaaaacaaactcaacataaATAACCAAATTGCTAAATGCATATAAGAAATATTCAACAGATACAAATAAAAGCCTGATACGAGCATAAATAACATATGCAGATTGACAAAACAAACAGTCAATGAATTATAAAGGTTCATGCAGTGATGAATATCTAAATCAAATGATCTACATTTTAcagaaattaaatttaaataaaaatgatctTAAGCAAATGTATTAAAATCTgtacaattaaataattcaataaGATAATTATCTTAACAACAAGAAGCCCACTGCAAATGGAAAGACTATTTTTTACTTCTCGACAAAACCTATAGCGGGGAAAAGAGTGGGTGGGGCAGAAAAAGTTAGGGTGAAAATTTATCACTATAAAAATTTATCATCAAGAGATAATAGCCAGATTAAATAAATGCTTTACTTTCTCAAACATTTCAACCAAATTTTTTTCGGAGAAGTATAGTGTGCACATTTCCATAACTGGATCACATAATCCTGTCGGTATATACTAATACCATGCCCCAAAAATAACTTAACATAAATGAccaaattgccaaatgcatataaGAAATGTTCAACAGATACAGATACAAGCCTAAACTGATATGAACAGCAATAACAGATGTAGATTTATAAAAACAGCCAATGAATTATAAAGGCTCATGCAGTGATGAATAATATCTAAACAATTAAATGATCTtcgttttataaaattaatttaaatttaaagcaAAATGATGTTAAATTGGAGGCAAATGTATTAAAATCCgtacaattaaataattcaataaGACAATTATCTTAACAACAAGAAGACCACTGCAAATGGAAAGACTATCTTTGACTTCTCGAGAAAACCTATAGCAGCGAAGAGTGGGGGCGGGGCAGAAATAGTCAATGTAAAAATTTATAATCCAAAGATATTATCGAGATTGAATACATGCTTTACTTTCTCATATAcatcaaccaagatttatttGGAGAAATGTATGGTTTTCACATTTATATAACTGGATCTAATAATACTGTCGCTATACATTAATACCACGCCccaaaacaaactcaacataaATGACCAAATTGCCGAATGCCTAAAAGAACACATACGGATCTAAGCCTGATATGAGCAGCAGCAACAACAGATGCACATTGATAAACCAAACAGTCAATGAATCATAAAGGCTCATGCAGTGATGAATATCTAAACAATCAAAAGATCTACATttcatagaaattaaatttaaatcaaaatgaTCTTAAAGGCAAATGTATCAAAATCCGTAAAATTCAATGGTTCAATAAGATAACTATCTTAACAACATGAAGCTCACCGCAAATGGAAAGACTATTTTTGACTTCTCGAGAAAACCTCTAGCGGGGAAGAGAGGGGGCGGGGCAGAAAATTCAGCCAAATGAGTAGCGGAGGTAACAAGGTTTCGCCATTCATTAGTTATACCTAAAGAAATATTCTGACAACACGGATACAGCCCCTCCTCCGAAAAAGTTACCAAAGAAAAAGTCTGTTACTCCaactaaataaatttaaaagcgAGAATACATAAATAGGAAGAAAAATCTGACATGGATCATGGTATTTTCCACTGAGAGGTATCAAATGAATGTGATTTCATTTATGCCAAGTTGCCAACCAATACGCTGTATTTGTTATTCCATTAGTAAAAACACAaccccattttattttattggcaAATACTAATCGTGTATCTAAACAACACGAAATGATTATGATTGAGTATACTGAATTAAACCATAAATCATTCTGATGATGTTTTTCAATGTCGCTAAATTATGTGCTTTACTAAATTGTTatatgcaaaataaataaataaataaagaaaatctCCTCTGTGTCTGGTATCCCTTTTATATTTTGGAACCTAGAGATGTTTAATGTTTCCACAGAATCTCAATGGTTACAATTATATATCTCAGGAGTTTATTCTCGGAAATTATAAATCcaaaaataataagaaatagACTATGAAATgttattcaaaattaaaatacttctGCTGAGCATTTCAAATATATTAAGCAGAATTACCAAAACATGAAAAATACAAAGATAGCAATGTCTATCATACAAATTAAGATATgattaaaaatatgtaaaaaattCACATGTATGAAGTTGATGTCATAATTTATTAAGTATGAGTTATCTGTGTTGTATTCTGCCAAGTAACATAACTTAGCTTGGTTTTTGTAATATATGTGTCCTAGTGCACCCATCATCTAAAAATATAGGGAAAGGAGAAAAAACTCCCTCACTTAGTAGCAGTTAAACTAGAAAATGTCTGATAAAGAGAGGATAATCAAGGAAATGTAAACTACAGTTGGAAAACAATTTGAAAAACCATTGGCATAAATTTTTGGATCCTTGAATGGCTAGTTCATCTCTTTACTTGTTTTGCAAATATCTAAAACTAATGCATTGTTACAGAAAGGTTGTCTGTGAAAAAGAGTAGGACTCAAGTTAGACTAAAGGAAAAAGACCGTGAGACTTGATGGGGATAGGGGCAAGGTACTCAATCTCGTCTCGGATTACTATTAACctatttttattcaattctctccaattgaaaagaaaaatgatccTTTTTCTACACTTTTATGCCTCTTTAACTCCTTCATATATGAAGTAAATAGCATTTAATACAATTTAGCTGCTAATACTATTACATTCATATAtccggaggaccaaaatgacaaagtgTAAGATGGCAATGATTCACAGAGATATGTTGAGCGAATCCTTTTATCTTCTTCCACCCTGAACATGCTAAAGATATAGATTCAAATAGCTAGGTAAATTTTTTAAAGTATCTTGCACGTGCTAGTTTTAGTACTTCTAAATCAAGATCAGTAGACAAATAAACATccgattttagtgtttctcttAACCTCATTTCAATGCTTCTTTTCTCTTGACATTCCAAATCTACATACTTACACATTTCAACATCACTACTGTTttgggatgtctgcaaccatcCATAGATTAGAAAagtatatttttctattttcgtttttttaatacctgcaaattttctttaatatcaTCATTTTTAGTGAAGAACTCATAAGGCAAGTCATATAACAATCATTGAATATACATGTAAAAACCTAATGTGATTGATAATCAATATAAAATTCCTTACAAATATGATATTAGATCTATTGGAAAAATACCCTCTCAAGTGACAAAACTGGAAATAGAATTGGCAAATCATATGTTATGTCCTATATAAAACACCGGGAAATTTATGTATAATAATATACCATATTCTGTTTACAAGAGATATGTGAAGCAGTGTCCACATACCTTAGCAACAAGAGTGGACAGAGTCAAAGCCTTCACATCATCAATCCCAATCAATTTTGCAGAACAAAGTAAGCAGCTTTTTGTATCCACCCACGAGGTAAATATAGAAGGCAGACTGAGACATTACCCAAAGAGTCTGTATTCACTATTCATCACAGTGCAGCATTCGTCCAATGTAGCAGAAAATGAACAAGTTTGGAGGACAAATCATGTACAACCCAAATTTTCTCACGAGCATACAGATCCATGATTGTAAGATTCTTGAGTACTACCTGAACTATCAATCTACTCAAGATCAATGACTTGGCAATCTTAAGTAATGTTCTTGCACTTAATACAATCACGTAAAAGAAATTTCTCAGCAACCTTGCCTCATATGGGAACTCTTGACAAGACTTCTTTGGTCACTTAAAACTGCTATTACTTGCAATGAGATGTTGTTACTACACAATGTAACCTGTCGATGTTTCACAAAGGACGTGAGGGATATCTAGCTCATGAGCAGTGCAATCACCATCAAGAAAGAAAATTTCTCGAACCTTCttcccaactccaacatgaagGAGATCAATCAGGTGCTTCATTATGTGATATCCGTACACATGTGATCCTTATAATTTGAGAGTCATCTCTAATAAGTAAAGCCCAATTGATAAAATCCCAAAACATACAGCGTGGCTCCAAAACGTAGAACTCCATCCTCATCATTGTGCTTCACAAACCAATATATATTGAAGATTTAAGTAAAGCATCAAAGTCCAAACATACTTCCATCTTTTCGAAAGCAAGCTAATCCACACGGCATTTAGAAAATCAGTGTGGGAAAGCATGAATCTCGAGTTCTTAATCTGTTGTAAAAAGGAGGCCATTTGCATGAAAAAATTCAAGCATCCAAAAAAGCCATATTTCACGCAGTCTTAACAATCGGCAACTCTCTGCATATTCGACAGAAAAAAGAACCCCAAATTCATAACACAACAGAACGCCTGAAACCTATTTCTGCAGCTCCAATAAAATCCATTGCGACAATATAAAGGCATTACAAAAAAATCCATCTCCTCTTTCCTCCACAAATATGCATAAATGAGAAGCATTACAGAAACATGATGAAGGCATAAAATATTGAAACAATACCCTTTATTCGATTAACAGCAGAAGTGCACGGCCAACACAAAAATTGAGAAATCGGCTGCAGCCTGCAATGGTAGTGAGCCATGAGAAGCTTCATATTTCAGTCAATCGATCAAAATTGTGATCGGAACTGCAATTTTTGTGATCGCTCACAAAAAATGACGCAATTTGATTTACTCTGCCAAAATTATGGTAAATTGCCCCTTTAGAAATCAGCTGAGAAGATCGAATATAGAAATCAGAACATATATTTGGActgttgtgttttgttaacTACTTTCCCCACAAGAAATTTCGGAAAAAATggttaaattcgctgacctttcgaaatTTGACATTCAATTCGCTGCCCTTTCAGAATATGGGATCGAGGTATGCGAATTTTTTAGAATAAggaatttttgtatttttctcttttttctatgCTTTTCTCTTATTATATCTCTTATAACATTTATGAATTGGCCAAATTACCCACCTAAAAATTAAATCTCAGATTCTGAAACTTT
Coding sequences within:
- the LOC121774664 gene encoding F-box/LRR-repeat protein At4g14103-like, translating into MEFSTKNIKWTQTENERISEQESHDRLSSLPSEILDHILSFLSMNEVVKTGVLSRKWRYFWHSTPCLNFDFRDFWNQERCLNLSYNECAIKFWVFVKCAIVIRSPICRLRLYCEACDTIQLDSLLYLCTLKEVQELDIFTGYGILQCPVHCGVPTHVDAFTQGVDSLVKLQPLATFSNLKTLNLVGIQFDGSDIAENLFSDCGVLETLSLEYCCFVTIDYLKISANKLRTLNFVNNGPYWWDYTCMFDGELELHTPNLVSFWYIGPVLHLSQSSDMLFLKNASIELRYQNTPGDLGAMVFSIRHVQELSVSPNFVTYHCPGVKKDAGDFCPLDSLRSLKVYMEFEGDHIEGLIKLLQHSRNLETLCIRFTEDPWKINWESRKIDVSMISHKLKEIEIFTGGNLENLLELIRFFLENGKSLEKINITQKKETLAPEKFYTLHNIQLACELVSISVGLAYASGTIKMFDLLFWKCGSGMAGQSIEYDP